One Cellulosimicrobium protaetiae genomic region harbors:
- a CDS encoding glycoside hydrolase family 3 N-terminal domain-containing protein: MSDVTLAPVDDDVVRAVNGVLLPGFTGTDALPAWLAAAARDGLAGVVLFGHNTPDVATTARLTSLLRGASPDVLVAIDEEGGDVSRIEAATGSSLPGSAALGVVDDVVVTEEVGAALGRLLTATGVDLDLAPDLDVNSDPDNPVIGVRSFGADPALVARHGAAFVRGLHAGGAGACGKHFPGHGATNVDSHLALPVVDASLDELHARDLPPFVATMAPGGLSGAGVDDARLDAVMTAHVVVPALGPLPATLEPAVGALVRELGYDGPIVTDALDMGAVAAYADARQTETTAEKVSTHGIGEVAVRAVEAGADLLCLGTTVGRDDEALFRQAQVALVAAVASGRVPLDRLRASAARTAAARTAIRARQAASGVVPSPESATAALDALARVGSDVAARAVRFAVPAHDPGPVLTAAPDVVDLRLRFDHAAGRTAQHVQRAFDDAFGPAVRHLRPADAAAWTEAFDTVRSSDRPLVVLTREPVPGSDERARLDALLADRPDAVVVHTGFPGAVAQWFGPGAGSATPGLPDDAARQVVVVACGTGRANARAAVALLTGTQGTATGAVPGDATEEEDR, from the coding sequence ATGAGCGACGTGACCCTCGCACCGGTGGACGACGACGTCGTCCGCGCCGTCAACGGCGTGCTCCTGCCCGGGTTCACGGGCACCGACGCCCTGCCCGCCTGGCTCGCGGCGGCCGCACGCGACGGGCTCGCCGGCGTCGTCCTCTTCGGGCACAACACGCCCGACGTCGCGACGACCGCCCGGCTCACCAGCCTCCTGCGCGGGGCGTCGCCCGACGTCCTCGTCGCGATCGACGAGGAGGGCGGGGACGTGTCCCGCATCGAGGCGGCGACCGGGTCGAGCCTTCCCGGCAGCGCGGCGCTGGGCGTGGTCGACGACGTCGTGGTCACCGAGGAGGTCGGCGCCGCCCTGGGCCGCCTGCTCACGGCGACCGGCGTGGACCTCGACCTCGCCCCGGACCTCGACGTGAACTCCGACCCGGACAACCCCGTCATCGGCGTGCGGTCCTTCGGTGCCGACCCGGCGCTCGTCGCCCGGCACGGCGCGGCGTTCGTGCGCGGGCTGCACGCCGGGGGCGCGGGCGCGTGCGGCAAGCACTTCCCCGGCCACGGCGCGACGAACGTCGACTCCCACCTCGCGCTGCCCGTCGTGGACGCGAGCCTCGACGAGCTGCACGCCCGCGACCTGCCGCCGTTCGTCGCGACGATGGCGCCCGGAGGCCTCTCCGGTGCGGGGGTGGACGACGCCCGGCTCGACGCGGTCATGACCGCGCACGTCGTCGTGCCTGCGCTCGGCCCGCTCCCGGCGACGCTCGAGCCCGCGGTCGGCGCCCTCGTGCGCGAGCTCGGCTACGACGGCCCGATCGTGACCGACGCTCTCGACATGGGCGCTGTCGCCGCGTACGCCGACGCGAGGCAGACCGAGACGACCGCCGAGAAGGTGTCGACGCACGGGATCGGCGAGGTCGCCGTGCGCGCGGTCGAGGCGGGCGCCGACCTGCTGTGCCTCGGCACGACCGTCGGCCGCGACGACGAGGCGCTGTTCCGCCAGGCCCAGGTCGCGCTCGTCGCCGCCGTCGCGTCGGGGCGGGTCCCGCTCGACCGGCTGCGCGCGTCGGCCGCGCGCACCGCGGCCGCGCGGACCGCGATCCGCGCGCGCCAGGCAGCGAGCGGCGTCGTGCCCTCGCCGGAGTCGGCGACGGCCGCGCTCGACGCGCTCGCCCGGGTGGGGTCCGACGTCGCGGCTCGCGCCGTGCGGTTCGCGGTCCCGGCGCACGACCCCGGCCCGGTCCTGACCGCGGCGCCCGACGTCGTCGACCTCCGGCTGCGGTTCGACCACGCCGCCGGGCGGACGGCGCAGCACGTCCAGCGCGCGTTCGACGACGCGTTCGGCCCTGCCGTGCGGCACCTGCGCCCGGCCGACGCCGCCGCGTGGACGGAGGCGTTCGACACCGTCCGGTCGAGCGACCGCCCGCTCGTCGTCCTCACGCGCGAGCCGGTTCCCGGCTCGGACGAGCGCGCGCGGCTCGACGCGCTGCTGGCCGACCGCCCGGACGCGGTCGTCGTCCACACCGGGTTCCCGGGCGCCGTGGCGCAGTGGTTCGGCCCCGGTGCCGGCTCCGCGACGCCCGGGCTGCCCGACGACGCCGCGCGACAGGTCGTCGTGGTCGCGTGCGGGACGGGGCGGGCGAACGCGCGCGCCGCCGTCGCGCTCCTCACCGGGACGCAGGGCACCGCCACGGGTGCCGTCCCCGGCGACGCCACCGAGGAGGAGGACCGATGA
- a CDS encoding anhydro-N-acetylmuramic acid kinase, which yields MIVLGLSSGTSVDAIDAAAADLTLGDDGVLRMRPLGHTEYAWPRALRERILKALPPAAVDVAEVAQLDTLIGQELGRAGRRAIDDVAGGDVDLVASHGQTIYHWVVGARARGTLQLGNAAWVAEHVKRPVISDFRVADVAAGGHGAPLVSVLDALWLGRDDAVGASGAPGSGLTAALNIGGIANVSLVGRVDDPVTGWDTGPGNCLLDVAVAAITDGRLAYDKDGELAAQGTVDPVALAALLDDPYFAAPAPKSTGRELFDSTYTARRLASVRPDLTGPDLVATLTEVTAVSVADALAGRDVRRVVASGGGARNPVLLDRLRVALAARVPHACDVVTSDALGLPVDAKEAYLFALLGFLSAHGLPGTAAGEHRRRATGARRAVVLGSLTPPTPVPWPAASGPVRRLALANTPHGLQPGPRTKGPLSDPTKGSTR from the coding sequence ATGATCGTCCTCGGGCTGTCCTCCGGCACGTCGGTCGACGCGATCGACGCGGCCGCTGCCGACCTCACGCTCGGCGACGACGGGGTGCTGCGCATGCGGCCCCTCGGCCACACCGAGTACGCGTGGCCGCGTGCCCTGCGCGAGCGCATCCTCAAGGCCCTGCCGCCCGCAGCGGTCGACGTGGCCGAGGTCGCGCAGCTCGACACCCTCATCGGCCAGGAGCTCGGCCGCGCGGGCCGCCGCGCGATCGACGACGTCGCCGGCGGCGACGTCGACCTCGTCGCGTCGCACGGGCAGACGATCTACCACTGGGTCGTCGGCGCGCGGGCGCGGGGCACGCTCCAGCTCGGGAACGCCGCGTGGGTCGCCGAGCACGTCAAGCGCCCCGTCATCAGCGACTTCCGTGTCGCCGACGTCGCCGCGGGCGGCCACGGCGCCCCCCTCGTCAGCGTGCTCGACGCGCTGTGGCTCGGGCGCGACGACGCCGTGGGTGCGAGCGGTGCGCCGGGCTCCGGGCTCACCGCCGCGCTGAACATCGGCGGGATCGCGAACGTGTCGCTCGTCGGGCGCGTCGACGACCCGGTCACGGGCTGGGACACCGGGCCGGGCAACTGCCTGCTCGACGTCGCGGTCGCGGCGATCACCGACGGCCGCCTCGCGTACGACAAGGACGGCGAGCTCGCCGCGCAGGGCACCGTCGACCCCGTCGCGCTCGCCGCGCTGCTCGACGACCCGTACTTCGCCGCCCCCGCGCCCAAGTCGACCGGGCGCGAGCTCTTCGACTCCACGTACACCGCACGCCGTCTCGCGTCGGTGCGGCCCGACCTCACCGGCCCCGACCTCGTCGCGACGCTCACCGAGGTCACCGCCGTGAGCGTGGCCGACGCGCTCGCCGGGCGCGACGTGCGCCGCGTCGTCGCGTCGGGCGGCGGGGCCCGCAACCCGGTGCTGCTCGACCGTCTGCGCGTCGCGCTCGCCGCGCGCGTGCCGCACGCGTGCGACGTCGTGACGTCCGACGCGCTCGGGCTGCCCGTGGACGCGAAGGAGGCGTACCTCTTCGCGCTCCTCGGCTTCCTCTCGGCGCACGGCCTGCCGGGCACGGCGGCGGGCGAGCACCGCCGTCGGGCGACCGGCGCCCGCCGCGCCGTGGTCCTCGGCTCGCTCACCCCGCCCACGCCGGTGCCGTGGCCCGCCGCGAGCGGGCCCGTGCGCCGTCTGGCGCTCGCCAACACTCCGCACGGGCTGCAGCCAGGCCCGCGCACCAAGGGCCCGCTGTCGGACCCGACGAAGGGAAGCACCCGATGA